The Algoriphagus sp. TR-M9 genome has a window encoding:
- a CDS encoding glycosyltransferase family 4 protein: protein MKKRVLIITYYWPPSGGSGVQRWLKFAKYLPEAGWEPVVFTPENPDFDLRDESLEAEVSPQLEVMKFPIWEPYQLLDKLRGKKQSHPGRVLEQKEQNFIERAAIWLRSNLMIPDPRVFWVKPSVKFLTDLVNKGQFDAVITTGPPHSMHLIGRSLKRKTGVFWLADFRDPWSQWEFLDKLPMQNYVRKKHKQLEDSVLREADVVTTISPTFQQDLKQLAGRKIHLLTNGFDPADMPSAFQPKEKSSGKLHLVYTGIIDSIRNPMPLLKAMREEFSEEKEEVKFTFVGRVSDQVRAEIASDSWLSSHVKFAGYVTHQEVFNFYAQADALALILTNTKNAKGNIPGKLFEYMATQLPVLALGDPEGDSAKILGQAGAGMVLDHSDHVAIQVALRKLFEQSGNSEANSSTAQYSRKNLSFQLAKLLDEGFVS, encoded by the coding sequence ATGAAAAAACGAGTTCTGATCATCACCTACTATTGGCCTCCGAGTGGAGGCTCAGGAGTACAGCGCTGGCTGAAATTCGCCAAATACCTGCCTGAGGCAGGTTGGGAACCAGTGGTTTTTACTCCTGAAAATCCAGATTTTGACCTGAGGGATGAAAGTTTGGAGGCGGAAGTTTCGCCACAGTTGGAAGTAATGAAATTCCCGATTTGGGAGCCTTACCAATTGCTGGATAAGCTGCGGGGAAAAAAGCAATCCCATCCTGGGCGAGTGCTGGAGCAAAAAGAGCAAAACTTCATCGAGCGGGCCGCCATCTGGCTTCGGTCGAATTTAATGATTCCAGATCCCCGTGTTTTTTGGGTGAAACCTTCGGTGAAATTCCTGACAGACCTAGTGAACAAAGGTCAGTTTGACGCAGTGATCACCACGGGGCCGCCACATTCTATGCATTTGATCGGGCGGAGTCTGAAGCGAAAAACAGGCGTTTTTTGGCTGGCTGACTTCAGAGATCCCTGGTCACAATGGGAGTTTCTAGACAAGCTTCCCATGCAAAATTACGTGCGGAAAAAGCACAAGCAACTTGAGGATTCAGTGCTGAGGGAAGCCGATGTAGTGACCACTATTTCACCCACTTTCCAGCAGGATTTGAAGCAATTGGCAGGGCGGAAAATCCACTTGCTTACAAATGGTTTTGATCCGGCAGATATGCCTTCTGCATTTCAGCCCAAGGAAAAATCCAGTGGTAAGTTACATTTAGTATATACGGGGATTATTGATTCTATCCGTAATCCTATGCCACTTCTGAAAGCCATGCGGGAGGAATTTTCAGAGGAAAAAGAGGAGGTTAAATTTACTTTTGTGGGAAGAGTGAGTGATCAGGTTCGAGCGGAAATAGCTTCGGATTCCTGGCTTTCTTCCCATGTGAAATTTGCAGGGTATGTTACTCATCAGGAGGTTTTTAACTTTTACGCCCAAGCAGATGCCTTGGCTTTGATACTCACCAATACCAAAAATGCCAAAGGTAATATCCCCGGCAAACTCTTTGAATATATGGCTACCCAGTTGCCTGTTTTGGCTTTGGGAGATCCTGAAGGGGATTCTGCAAAGATTTTGGGACAAGCAGGAGCCGGGATGGTTTTGGATCACTCCGACCATGTAGCGATTCAGGTTGCTTTGAGAAAGCTGTTTGAGCAGAGTGGCAATTCAGAGGCAAACTCATCGACAGCCCAGTATTCGAGAAAAAATCTAAGTTTTCAATTGGCTAAATTACTGGATGAAGGTTTCGTTTCTTGA
- a CDS encoding NADP-dependent isocitrate dehydrogenase, with protein sequence MSSKRKITVAYGDGIGPEIMKATLAILEAAGAQLEYDVIEIGEQVYLKGISSGMEPNAFESLRETKVFLKAPITTPQGGGFKSLNVTTRTSFGLYANVRPCKAFSPFIKTHFPETDMVIIRENEEDLYAGIEHRQTQEVFQSLKLISKPGSEKIIRYAFEYAKKYGRKKVTCMTKDNIMKLADGLFHKTFDEVAKEYPDIKSDHKIIDIGTALIADRPETFDVVVTLNLYGDIISDVAAQVTGSVGLGGSANVGEEVAMFEAIHGSAPDITGMGIANPSGLLNGAIMMLVHIGQPEVAEKISNAWMKTLEDGIHTGDIYQEGLSSKKVGTEEFANAVIERIGQVPSKMIPAEFDKDTTPMNVFVSPVTKAEKELIGVDVFVDWDEAGRDPQVLGEKLRQANADGLQLTLITNRGIKVFPGGMKESFCTDHWRCRFQNAEQSKISHAQIRELLKQVEELGLDFVKTENLYAFDGVRGYSLAQGE encoded by the coding sequence ATGTCTTCAAAAAGAAAAATTACGGTTGCTTATGGTGATGGGATAGGCCCGGAAATCATGAAAGCTACTTTGGCGATCCTAGAAGCTGCTGGTGCTCAACTCGAATACGATGTAATCGAAATCGGGGAGCAGGTGTACCTCAAAGGAATCAGTTCGGGTATGGAGCCTAATGCTTTTGAATCGCTAAGAGAAACGAAGGTTTTCTTGAAGGCACCGATTACCACTCCTCAGGGGGGAGGTTTTAAGTCCCTGAATGTAACGACCAGAACTTCTTTTGGGCTTTATGCCAATGTAAGACCATGTAAGGCTTTTTCTCCTTTTATCAAAACGCATTTTCCGGAGACAGATATGGTGATCATTCGCGAAAACGAAGAGGATCTTTATGCCGGAATAGAGCATAGACAGACGCAGGAGGTTTTCCAATCATTGAAATTGATCTCTAAGCCTGGTTCTGAAAAGATTATTCGCTATGCTTTTGAATATGCCAAAAAATACGGTCGCAAGAAGGTGACTTGCATGACTAAGGATAACATCATGAAGCTTGCCGATGGACTTTTTCACAAGACTTTTGATGAGGTGGCAAAGGAATATCCGGATATCAAATCTGACCATAAGATCATTGATATAGGAACTGCGCTGATCGCAGATAGACCAGAGACTTTTGATGTAGTGGTGACCTTAAACCTGTACGGAGATATTATTTCTGATGTGGCTGCTCAGGTGACAGGTTCGGTAGGACTGGGAGGCTCTGCCAATGTGGGTGAAGAAGTGGCTATGTTTGAAGCTATCCATGGATCTGCTCCGGATATCACAGGGATGGGCATAGCTAATCCGTCTGGCCTGCTGAATGGCGCCATCATGATGCTAGTACACATAGGTCAGCCTGAGGTAGCTGAGAAAATATCGAACGCTTGGATGAAGACTTTGGAAGATGGAATACACACCGGTGATATCTACCAGGAAGGTCTTTCTTCGAAGAAAGTGGGGACTGAAGAGTTTGCAAATGCAGTAATCGAAAGAATAGGCCAGGTTCCTTCCAAAATGATACCTGCGGAATTTGACAAGGATACCACCCCGATGAATGTATTTGTATCTCCAGTGACTAAAGCTGAAAAGGAGTTGATTGGAGTGGATGTGTTCGTAGATTGGGACGAGGCAGGAAGAGATCCCCAGGTGCTGGGAGAGAAGCTTCGCCAAGCCAATGCGGATGGGTTGCAATTAACCTTGATCACCAACAGAGGGATTAAAGTATTTCCAGGAGGAATGAAAGAGTCCTTCTGCACAGATCACTGGAGGTGCAGGTTCCAAAATGCAGAGCAGTCAAAGATTTCGCATGCGCAAATCCGTGAATTGCTCAAGCAGGTGGAAGAGCTTGGATTGGACTTTGTGAAAACAGAAAACCTGTATGCTTTTGATGGAGTGAGAGGTTATTCTCTTGCCCAGGGCGAATAA
- a CDS encoding enoyl-CoA hydratase/isomerase family protein, whose translation MADFQNIITEVKNGVLYLTVNREDKMNALNFDTLEELRSIFEEVSDTKEIKAVIITGAGEKAFVAGADISEIATLNEVNARKFSENGQEIFSMIENCHKPVIAVTNGYTLGGGCELAMACHLRIATANAKFGQPEVNLGIIPGYGGTQRLTILVGRGKANELMMTGDLIGAEEAKSLGLVNHVVPTKDEAMAKAEEIIGKILSKAPLAIGMIIDCVNSAFVPDENGFQTEANSFARCVKSGDYKEGTSAFLEKRQPHFKGE comes from the coding sequence ATGGCTGATTTCCAAAATATCATTACTGAAGTAAAGAATGGTGTGCTTTATCTTACCGTCAACAGAGAAGATAAGATGAACGCCCTCAACTTTGACACGCTGGAAGAGCTCAGGTCAATCTTTGAGGAGGTCTCAGACACCAAGGAGATTAAAGCAGTGATCATCACAGGTGCAGGTGAAAAAGCCTTTGTGGCAGGAGCCGACATCAGCGAGATCGCGACCCTCAATGAAGTGAATGCGAGGAAATTTTCTGAAAATGGTCAGGAAATTTTCAGCATGATTGAGAATTGCCACAAGCCTGTCATCGCGGTGACAAACGGCTACACACTTGGGGGCGGATGTGAACTGGCTATGGCCTGCCATCTCCGGATAGCTACCGCCAATGCAAAATTCGGACAGCCAGAAGTAAATCTGGGCATCATCCCAGGATATGGTGGCACGCAGCGACTGACTATCCTGGTCGGACGGGGCAAAGCCAATGAACTCATGATGACCGGGGACCTGATCGGTGCAGAAGAGGCCAAAAGCTTGGGTTTGGTAAATCACGTGGTGCCCACCAAAGACGAAGCTATGGCAAAGGCAGAAGAAATTATTGGCAAAATATTGAGCAAGGCTCCACTAGCTATTGGAATGATTATAGACTGTGTAAATTCAGCCTTTGTACCGGATGAAAACGGCTTTCAAACTGAAGCAAACAGCTTTGCCAGATGCGTGAAATCAGGCGATTATAAAGAAGGAACTTCCGCATTTCTGGAAAAAAGACAGCCGCACTTCAAAGGAGAATAA
- a CDS encoding lipopolysaccharide biosynthesis protein, translating into MSNFKKLAGQTAVYGLSSILGRSINFLMIIVYTEYLSKETMGSFTSIYALIGFLNIVFTYGMETTFFRYSTGKNLDSNRVYNNTQSLLVSTSLILGTGLFLLAPWLAESMDYPGQAYLFRWTALILCFDSILAIPFAKLRLENKALIFAGAKIINILLNVFFNLLLIVGFPYLIANGIITEGFLGYRSDWGVEYILLSNLLANGLIIPFVWWKAGFFRFQLEGTILNPMWAYSFPLLFMGLAGVTNELLSRLLFEYVLPPNFYAGLSAREAGGVFGANFKLAILMNLVIQAFKYAAEPFFFKQSADKNSPVLYAKVMHAFVLFCSTLMIAISVNLYWIGPLFLRKPGYAEGLFIVPILLMGYLLLGVYFNLSIWFKITDQTKYSFWITLIGAVISILVIVSCVPSLGYLGGALSTISCYFAMCVLCYIYGQKYYPIPYKTAKDVTYLILAFGLSYLGFYLETENAALNFLVKNSLVLIFLAMIYGSEKELIHSVLSKNKKI; encoded by the coding sequence ATGAGTAATTTCAAAAAACTAGCTGGTCAAACCGCAGTTTACGGACTGAGCAGTATTCTGGGACGATCCATCAATTTCCTGATGATCATTGTCTACACCGAATACCTTAGTAAGGAAACTATGGGCTCGTTTACGAGCATCTATGCGCTGATCGGCTTTTTAAATATTGTTTTTACTTACGGAATGGAAACCACCTTTTTCAGGTATTCCACCGGTAAAAACCTGGACTCCAACCGAGTTTACAATAACACCCAGTCCCTGCTCGTAAGCACTAGCCTGATTCTGGGAACAGGCTTATTCCTTTTGGCTCCCTGGCTGGCTGAATCCATGGATTACCCAGGTCAGGCCTATTTATTTCGCTGGACGGCTCTGATTCTTTGCTTTGACTCTATTCTGGCAATTCCTTTTGCAAAACTTCGCCTGGAAAACAAAGCGCTGATCTTCGCTGGAGCAAAGATCATCAACATCCTGCTGAACGTTTTCTTCAACCTACTGCTGATCGTTGGATTCCCTTATTTAATAGCAAATGGAATCATAACAGAAGGTTTTCTAGGCTATAGGTCGGATTGGGGAGTGGAATATATTTTACTCTCAAATCTCCTGGCAAATGGTTTGATTATCCCTTTTGTATGGTGGAAAGCCGGTTTTTTTCGATTTCAGCTGGAAGGCACAATCCTCAACCCCATGTGGGCCTATTCCTTTCCCTTGCTTTTCATGGGACTAGCCGGAGTTACCAATGAATTGCTTTCCAGGTTGTTATTCGAATACGTACTCCCGCCCAATTTCTATGCAGGCCTCTCTGCCCGGGAAGCAGGAGGTGTCTTTGGCGCTAACTTCAAACTAGCGATCCTGATGAACCTGGTGATCCAAGCATTTAAATATGCCGCAGAACCCTTTTTCTTCAAGCAATCTGCGGACAAAAACTCCCCTGTACTGTATGCCAAAGTGATGCATGCTTTTGTTCTGTTCTGCTCCACATTGATGATTGCAATTTCCGTGAATTTGTATTGGATAGGCCCCTTATTTTTGAGAAAGCCGGGTTACGCAGAAGGGCTATTTATTGTACCCATTCTATTGATGGGCTATTTATTACTGGGGGTTTATTTCAATCTTTCCATTTGGTTCAAAATTACCGACCAGACCAAATACAGTTTTTGGATCACATTGATTGGAGCAGTAATCAGCATTTTGGTCATCGTATCCTGCGTACCCAGTCTAGGGTATTTAGGTGGAGCGCTGAGCACCATTTCCTGTTACTTTGCTATGTGTGTGCTCTGCTACATCTATGGCCAGAAGTACTACCCCATCCCTTACAAAACCGCCAAAGATGTCACTTACCTGATCCTCGCTTTTGGGCTTTCCTATTTGGGTTTCTATCTGGAAACAGAAAATGCAGCTTTGAATTTCCTGGTGAAAAACAGCCTGGTTTTGATCTTTTTGGCAATGATCTATGGGTCAGAAAAGGAGCTGATTCACTCAGTTTTATCGAAAAATAAGAAAATTTAA